TCGGGGAACCTCCCGGCCACGATCCCCCTGGCCCCTGCGACCCAGTCGGAAAGGGGCAGGAGGGTCTCGGGGTGGACGATGGCGAGGTAGTCCTTGCGGAACTCGGGCACCCCCGCCAAGACCTCCTCCCCCGCCCGGAGCGCCTCGGCCACGCTTCCCCCCCGCCCCGCCACCTCCCGCATGGCCAAAAGGGCCCGGTAGAGCACGGGGGCCTTCCTGCGGGTCTCGGGGGAGAGGTAGACGTTGCGGCTGGAAAGGGCGAGGCCGTCCTCCTCCCGCACCGTGGGCACCCCCACCACCTCCACGGGGAAGCCCAGGTCCCGGACCATCCGCCGCACCACGAGGAGCTGCTGGTAGTCCTTCTCCCCGAAGTAGGCCCTTTGGGGCTGGACCAAAAGGAAAAGCCGCGCCACCACCGTGGCCACCCCCTGGAAGTGGCCGGGGCGCACCGCCCCCTCCCAAAGGGCGGTGAGGGGACCCTCCACCTGGACCCGGGTGGCGAAGCCCTCGGGGTACATCTCCTCCACGCCGGGGGCGAAGAGGAGGTCCACCCCCGCCTCCTCCAAAAGGGCCCGGTCCCGCTCCAGGTCCCGAGGGTAGCGGTGGTAGTCCTCCCCGGGGCCGAACTGGAGGGGGTTGACGAAGACGGAGACCGCCACGAAGGGGTTCTCCCGCCGGGCCCGTTCCACCAGGGCGAGGTGCCCCCGGTGGAGGTAGCCCATGGTGGGGACGAAGCCCACGCCCTCCCGGGGCAGGGCCCGGCGCAGCTCGGCCACGGTGCTCACGGTTCTCACGGTCCCCAGTATACTTTCCCCGTGGGCAAGAAGAAGCGGCAGGAGAAGCTCAAGAAGAAGGCCCTGAAGGAGTGGGAGGCCCGCAGGCCCAAGACCTTCCGGCAGTTCCTCCCCTACCTTCCCGGGATCTTCCTCCGGACCACCCTGGTCATGACGGCGGCCGTGACGGTGATCGTGGTCCTCGGGGCCCTGGGCCTCCCTTGGGCCGCCCACTTCTGGTTCCAGTTCGCCGTCTACTTGGCCTTCTACCTGGCCTTTCAGCGGTTCATCATGGGGCCCCTGGCCCCGCCCAAGGTCTAGGCCTACCCCCACGTCGGCCTGCGCCCGCACGGGGCGGTCCCCAGGGGGCCGGGGTACTTAAAGCCGCTCGGCGTCGGCCCAGAAGCCCTCGAGGTCGTAGTACTCCCGGGCCTCGGGGGTCATGAGGTGGACGACCACCTCCCCGTAGTCCAGGACCACCCAACGGGGGCTCTGGCCCGCGGTGGGCCGGGGGCGGAGGTCCTCCTCCTCCAGCTTTTCCAGGAGGTGCCGCTCCAGGGCCTGCAAGTGGGGGGTGCTGGTGGCGCTGGCGACCACGAAGTAGTCCAGGGTCTCCGAGACCCGGCGCAGGTCCAGGGCCACCACGTTTTCCGCCTTCTTTTCCGCGAGGAGTTCCTTGATCCGCTGGATCAGCGCTACCGCCTCCTTGGTCTTGACCATCTGCCCCTAGTGTAGCAGGTCCGGCCCGAGCTCCACCACCACCTCGGCCAAGGGCTGGTGGGGGGCGATGACGGGAAGGTGGAACAGGCCCGCGTAGTAACGGCCCACCGCCGGGTCGGTGGCGTAAACGGCGCTCCGGGCCACCTCGGCCTCCTCCGTCCACACCTCCACCCCCTCCCGCTCCAGGAAAGCCCGGCCCCAGGCGATGAGCCCGGCGTCCCCCCTCAAGCGCACCGGGAGGCCGGGGGGCGGGGTGAGGGGCGGCCCCCCGAAAAGGGCGGAAAGAAGCTCCCCCCTGCGCGCCTCGTCCACGTAGAGGTAGGTGCCCGCCCCCTCCCGCGTGGGCAGGGTGGCCAGGGCCACCTGGAAATCCCGGGCGTAGGGAAGGTAATCCAGAACCTCCTCCAGGCTGAGGTCGGTGTCCAGCTCGCGCCACACCTCCCGCAGGGCGGCCGCCAGGGCGGGCCAGACCCGGGGGTCCTGGGCCTTTCGGGCCACCTGGGTGGCCACAGCCTTGATCCGGTCCAGGCGAGCGTAGTCCCCCAGGGCATCGTGGCGGAAGCGCATGTACTTCACCGCCTCTTCCCCGGAGAGGTGGAGCCTGCCGGCGGGGAAGTCAATGTAGAGGTTCGCCGCCCGGTCCACGTAGCGCATGGGGCGGTCCAGGTACACCTCCACCCCCCCCACGGCGTCCACCACGCGGGCCACCCCCTCCAGGGTGAAGACGAGGTGCCGCTCCGCCACGAGGCCCGTGGCCTCCTCCACCGCTCGTTTCAAGAGCTCAGGGCCTCCCCGGCCGTAGGCGGCGTTGATCTTCCCGCCCACAAGGGGGCTGTAGAGGTCCCGGGGAACGGCCACGCCCACGGCCTCCCCCCCGCGGACGCGGACGTAGAAGATGGTGTCCGTCCGGCTTCCCGGGCCGCAAGGGGTGCGGGGGGCGCAGTAGTCGATGTCCCGGGCGGCCACCACCACCCCCATCTCCGGCACCGGGCCCGTCCGCTTGGGGGCGGAGGTGGAAAGGGCGGCGGGCCTCGGCCAGGAGAGGACCCCCCCAAGGGCGAAAAGGGCCAAGGCGAGGAGGAAGAAGGAGAGGCGGGGACGCATCAGAGGCTGTGGTAGACCTCCAGGGTCCTGGGGTGGATGGGGATCTTCTTGGCCTTGAGGTAGTGGACCTTGTTCCGCACCGCCAGGCGGTACGCCTCCTTAAGCCGGCCCGCCAGGGCGAGCTCTCGGATCTCCCCGTTCACCCCCCGGCCGGGCTCGGAGACGTCCGCCACGTAGAGGGCCATGCCGATCCCGTTTTCGGGGTCCACGCCGTAGACGTGGCCCTCGATGGCCTCGAGGACCTCCTCGTCCCGCACCCCCCAGGAGGCGGCCAAGGCCCGGGCCGCCCGCCCGTGGAGGGCGAGGGGGTGGGCCTCCTCCACCTCGTTCTCCGGGGGGGCGAGGCGCCTCAGCTCCTCCTCCGGGAGGTCCCGGGCGGCATCGTGGAGCAGGCCCGCCAGGTAAGCCCGCTCGGGGTCCAGCCCGTTGTTGCGGGCGATCTCCCGGGCGAGCTCCGCCACCCGGCGGATGTGCTCCATGCGCTCGGGACGGACGAGGCTTTGGACCTTGGCCTCCAGATCAGCGATAGAGACCGTGCTTTTCAATGTACACCTCCACCGCGCGCGGAACCCAGTAGCGCACGCTCCTTCCCTCCCTTAGCCGGCGGCGGATCTCGGTGCTGGAGATGCCCACCTCGGGCACGAAGAGGGGCACCACCGGGAGGGGCGCCTCCTCCAAAGGGTAGCCGGGCCGGGCCACGGCCACCAGGGTGGCGTACTCGGGAAGCCGCTCCCCTTCCTTCCAGGTGAGAACGTCCCGGTAGGCGTCGGCCCCGGTAATGAAGAAGAGCTCGTCCTCGGGGAAAAGGCGCCGCGCCTCGCGCAGGGTGTCCACCGTGTAGCTCGGGCCCGGGCGGTCCAGCTCCAGCCGGGAGACCGTAAACCGCGGGTCCTCCGCCACGGCCAGGAGGGTCATCTCGTAGCGGGCCTCGGCAGAGGCCACGGGGACCTTGTGGGGCGGGCGGGCCGCCACCACGAAGAGCACCCGGTCCAGGCGCAAAACCTCCTGGGCTTGGCTTGCCGCCAGGAGGTGACCCAGGTGGATGGGGTCAAAACTCCCCCCGAAGAGCCCGATCCGCACTCAGACCTCCGGGATGTACTCAAACTCCAGCCCCCCGATGCGCACCAGGTCCCCCGCCCGCACGCCCTTGGCCCGGAGGGCGGCCTCCACCCCCTGGCGCCGGAAGACCTCCTGCAGGTATCCGGCCGCCTCCATCAAATCCCCCTTGATCCGGGCGAGGTACCGCTCCACCTCGGGGGCCCGGACCTCGTAGACCCCCTCGGCCACGGGCACCACCTCCACCCCGGCCTGGACCTCCTTCCGGGGCACGGGCTTGGGCATCTCCGGCGGGGGGGTGGAACGGACCAGGGCGTGGAGCGCCTCTTTAAGGGCAGGAAGCCCCGTCCCCGTGAGGGCGCTTACGGGAAGCACGGCGAGCCCCTCCCGGGCCAGGGCGTCCGCCAGGGCCTTCACCGCCTCCTCCTCGAGGAGGTCCACCTTGTTGAGGGCCACGAGGCTCGGCCGGCGCAGGAGGGCGGGGTCGTAGGCCCCGACCTCCTTCCTGAGGGTCTCCAGGGTCTTAAGGGGTTCGTCTGCGGCGTCCAGCACGTAGAGCAGGACCCGGGTGCGGGCGATGTGGCGCAGGAACTCGAGGCCCAAACCCTTCCCCTCGCTCGCCCCCTCAATGATCCCGGGAATGTCCGCCAGGGTGAAGCGCTCCTCCTCGGAAACCTCCACCACCCCGAGGTTGGGGCTCAGGGTGGTGAAAGGGTAGGGGGCGATCTTCGGGTGGGCCCGCGTCATGGCGGCGAGGAGGCTGGACTTCCCCGCGTTGGGGTAGCCCACGAGGCCCACGTCGGCGATGAGCATGAGCTCCAGCCGGAGCCTGCGCTTCTCCCCTTCTTCCCCCGCCTCGGCGAAGCGGGGAGCCTGGCGGGTAGGGGTGACGAAGTGCATGTTGCCCCGGCCGCCCGCGCCGCCCCGGGCCACCAGAACCGTCTGCCCCTCCTCGGTGAGGTCGGCGAGGAGCTCCCCAGTGTCGGCGTCAAAGACCCGGGTCCCCCGAGGAACCTCGATGACGAGGTCCGCCCCCCCGCGGCCGTGCTGCTGGCTTCCCCGGCCGTGCTCCCCGTCCTCCGCCTTGTAGATGCGTTTGGAGAGGCGGGAAAGGGAGTCCACGCTCCCCCGGGCCCGGAGGTAGACGGACCCTCCCCGTCCCCCGTCCCCCCCGTCGGGCCCCCCTTTGGGAACGAACTTCTCCCGGCGGAAGGAAACGGCGCCGTCGCCACCCCTACCGGCGGCGACGGTGATCACCAGGACGTCTTGGAACATTACGCCCGCTTAAGCCAAGGGGCGCACGTGAACGTACCGGCCGAGACGGCCCCGGTCCTGAAACTCCACCACCCCGTCCACCAGGGCAAAGAGGGTGAAGTCCCGGCCCATGCCCACGTTCTTGCCGGGCTTGAACCTGGTGCCCCGCTGGCGCACCAGGATGTTGCCCGCCCGGACCACCTGGCCTTCGTACCGCTTGACCCCGAGGCGCTTGGCCTGGGAGTCGCGGCCGTTCTTCGTGGAACCTAGACCCTTTTTATGCGCCATACCTCACCCCCGGATCTCCTTGATGAGGAGCTCGGTATAGGGCTGGCGGTGGCCCTTCTTCCTGCGGTACTGGACCTTGGCCTTGAACTTGGAAACCAGGATCTTCTTGCCCCGGCCATGGCCCAGCACCTCGGCCACCACGCTGGCCCCCTCCACCACCGGGGTGCCCACCACGGTCTTCTCCCCGCCCAGGAGGAGGACGGGAAGCTCCACGGTGGCCCCGGGCTCCGCGTCCAGCTTCTCCACCCGAAGCTTAAGGCCGGGCTCTACCCGGTACTGTTTGCCGCCTGTCTTCACGATCGCGAACATGCCACACCTCTGCCGGGCCCCCGGGCCCTACCGGTCTTCCACTATAGACCAGCGGGGGCGTAACCGCAAGCTAAAACCCCCCTTTCGGGGGGTGTTTTGGTGGAGCCGAGGGGATTCGAACCCCTGACCTCCTCAATGCCATTGAGGCGCGCTCCCAACTGCGCCACGGCCCCAGGCAACGCCCATGGTACCGAGGAGGGCCCGCTTTGTCAACGGGGCCAGAGGCCGATGACCAAGGCCAGGGCCGCGAAAACCACCCCCAGGATCACCGTGAGGCGGTAGAGCCCTCCCGTCACGCCCCGGGCGGAGAAGAGGTCGGCCGAGCCCCCCATGAGGTCCCCGGCCCCCTGCTTGGGCTCCTGCACCAGCACGAGGTAGACCAGTAGCCCGGCCACGCCGAGGTAGATGAGGATGACCAAGGTGTAGAGCAGGTCCATGCCCCCCACTCTACCAGAGGGGGACCGGTTGCGGGAAGTGGCCCCTTGGTTTACACTCTCAAGGGGCGGGCCGGTGTAGCTCAGCGGTAGAGCAACCGCCTCGTAAGCGGTAGGCCGCCGGTTCAAATCCGGCCACCGGCTCCACACCAGAACGCAAAAACCCCCGCCTTACTCTCAGGGCGGGGGTTGCTTTTGACCAATACCTTCGTGTGCTACTTGATCTGGACCCTCGGGGTGTGAAAAAAGAGGGGGTGCTATGCAGCAAAATCGTGAGCACCCCCTTTACCATCTTGACGCAGAAACCCTCCTCGTGGCTACCTACATCTGGGTAGGTCACGGGCTTAGCCCGTACCTTGCTGACGAACCGAAAGCCCTGCAGGCCCAAGGATTCAAGCTCCCCCCAAAGCAAAAGCACCAGAAAGCTACCCTGGCCGAGCTCCTGACCCTCGCCATCTGCAAGATACGGCCTTCGGCCGTGACCCTCCTGTTGCAAGGCCAGGACCTCGCCAAAGGCTACCTGGCCGCCAAGACCACCCTCAAGGCCTACTTCCCCTCCCTCCCCCACCTCTCCCGCTTCTATCGGGTCCTTCAGAAGGCTCAGGGGTTGTTGGCTCACCTGGCCATAAGGCTCTCCGGAGGGCAAGGTCTTCTGCAGGTGGTGGCCCCCAAGCTACGGGCCTCGCCCGTGACCAAACCCATCCCCCTGGCCCACGGCCACCGGATTCACGGCTTGGACCTCCCTGAGGCCGCTGTGGGGGTGGGCCCCCTGGGGGCTTTCGCGGGCTACGTTCTCATGCCGGTGATGAACGAGCGCGGCCTCTTTTGGAACCTAGCCCCTTCGGGGCTGACCCGTTGGGCTATCCTCGTGGCAGGAAGGGGTGGTGCCCCCGGGGGCGGAGGCCCTGCCGCGCCCTGACCAAGAAGGGACGGGTGGTCCACGACGCCCTCGAGGCCGTGGTCCGGGCGGTGATGACGCGGGGGGCAGAGGGAAGGGGGCGGGCGTTTTAAAGCGCCTCGAACTCCTCGGGGGTGAGCCCTGCCTGGCGTAGGATGCTCCTCAGGGTGCCCACGGCGATTTCCCGGTGGGCGGGGACGATGGCCACGTGAAGCCCGTGCGGGTCTTCCCTGACGAACTTCACGTGACTTCCCTTCTAGGAGTGGACGACAAACCCCGCCGCCTCGAGGCGGCGCTTCACCTCCCGGTAGGGAAGCGGCCTAAGCGGCGGGGCCAAGCTCCACCTCTACCGTGCGCACCACGGGGGCGCGCTCCGGGGTGGGAGGCTCGAAGTAGAGCTCCAGGGCCTCCTTAAGGTTCTTCAAGGCCTCCTCCTCGGTTTCCCCCTGAGAGGCCACGTCTACCTCGAGGCACTGGGCCACCCAGAGGTCCCCTTCCCGCCAGAGGTGGGCCGTAAAGCGCCGGGTCATGACCTCATGATAGCGCCCTCTACACCGGCGGGAGGCTCACGCGGCGGCGGGAAGGAGGGGGCGGGGCGTTTCTGCAAGTTTTGAGTCAACCTGGACGTGGCCGAGGTGTTCAGGCCCGTCCTCGCCGACCGGTTGGTCTTCCGCCTCGTGCGCAGGGGGCAGGTGAAGCCGGGGCACTTCCTCCGAGAGGGGGAAGGGGTCTTCCTCTCCGAGGCGGGAAGGAGGCTTGTAGTGGAGGAGTGGGAGAAGACCCTCCAGACCACCTACCAGCACCGCGCCTTGAGGCGGGCCGTCTCCTACAGGACCACCTTGCGCCTGGAGCTCTACAAGCTGGAAAAGCACCTGATTGGGGAACAGCCCTACACCCCCTACCGCCTGCGCTGAACTTTGACCAAGTCCAAGTTGGCGCCAACCCCCAATCCCCCCCAAAACCCGGGGGGGTTGACGCACACCCCCCGACCTGCTACATTGACCCTAGGCGGCTGGGCCTTTTCCACCTCGGCCGCAGGGGTTCTTGAAAACGAAGATTAGAGTTCCGTGAGAGCCTAGCGTGCAGGACAGCATTTTGGCTCTTTTGACCGTACCTATGAGGGTTTGAAACAATACGCCCTGGCCTGGGAGGGCCTAGGGGTGCGCACCTTTTGACCGTACCTATGAGGGTTTGAAACTGGTACGGGACTGCCCGAAGTATCTCCGCCACAGGAACCTTTTGACCGTACCTATGAGGGTTTGAAACCCTGCCCACCTGGTCCGACGAGGAGCTGGAAGAGTGGGCTTTTGACCGTACCTATGAGGGTTTGAAACTTCAAGTCGGATGGCTGGTTCACCATTCCGAGGCTGCTTTTGACCGTACCTATGAGGGTTTGAAACAGCCAAATGTCCTGCCCACCCTCTTCATCGGGGGGCTTTTGACCGTACCTATGAGGGTTTGAAACTAGCATTACCAGTCGGTTTTGCAAAGTCCCACCCCTCTTCTTTTGACCGTACCTATGAGGGTTTGAAACAGCCCCGCGAAGGCCCAGGGGGGCACCCCCAGGGCCCTTTTGACCGTACCTATGAGGGTTTGAAACATGGGGAGTGGAGTTTCGGCGAGCGTGGTTTCTAGGCGCTTTTGACCGTACCTATGAGGGTTTGAAACAGCGTCACGGTCACGAGGTTGGAGGAGGTCCGCTTTTGACCGTACCTATGAGGGTTTGAAACCGTGAATAGCTCCCACCCTTTCATGTGGTCCTCGCGAGCTCCTTTTGACCGTACCTATGAGGGTTTGAAACAAGGCCTGGGCGCTCCATGCCACCTGGCTGGACCTTCTTTTGACCGTACCTATGAGGGTTTGAAACAGGTCTTCGGGAGGGGGTGGGTGCGCCGCGTGGCCGCCCTTTTGACCGTACCTATGAGGGTTTGAAACCGAATAGCCATAGCGGCTTTCTCTTCTGTAGCCACCCTTTTGACCGTACCTATGAGGGTTTGAAACGCCGCCCTGGGCTCATCCCGAGGACTGGGAGGCTTCCTTTTGACCGTACCTATGAGGGTTTGAAACTTGAGGAGCCTATCTTCCGCCAGCAACTTAAGCATCGCTTTTGACCGTACCTATGAGGGTTTGAAACCCCTTTACGCCCGCAAGGACGCGGCGGACCAGCTCCGCTTTTGACCGTACCTATGAGGGTTTGAAACATCAATTCGGCAACTTGGCAAGAGGCTGAGCGGCTTCTTTTGACCGTACCTATGAGGGTTTGAAACCGCCTACCCCTCGGCCTCGCCGAGGGGCTTAAGCGCCCCTTTTGACCGTACCTATGAGGGTTTGAAACCTGGTAGACCTCAACCGAGCGGCGCCAGAAACCGGGCCTTTTGACCGTACCTATGAGGGTTTGAAACTTGCGGTTCCCCGGAGTGGCCTCCCGGGCGAACTCGTCTTTTGACCGTACCTATGAGGGTTTGAAACAGGAACTGGTGGGGGTGCTCAAGGCTCTCACCGCGGCCCCTTTTGACCGTACCTATGAGGGTTTGAAACGCCCCACAAGTGGAAAGCCTTATGGCCCGCGCCCTGGCTTTTGACCGTACCTATGAGGGTTTGAAACTTAGTAGAGATTCTCCGTCTCCTCCAATGCACTTTGCTTTTGACCGTACCTATGAGGGTTTGAAACCCTCAAAGGCAATCTCCGGGGCGATGCTATAAACCTTGCTTTTGACCGTACCTATGAGGGTTTGAAACCGCAGAGTTCCCCCCGGAGGGGGGGTCCCCCCCAGAAGCTTTTGACCGTACCTATGAGGGTTTGAAACTTTTTTTCCTTCATCTCCTCCTCCTTTCCCCCTGGCTTTTGACCGTACCTATGAGGGTTTGAAACAGTTCTCCCTCGATCCACCAGCGGTGCTTCACGTTTCCCCTTTTGACCGTACCTATGAGGGTTTGAAACTCTTTAGGGGGGGTTATAGGGGGGGAGGTGGGAGATTTCTTTTGACCGTACCTATGAGGGTTTGAAACTTTGCTGCCAATAGATTGCGTCACGAGCGGCCCCCACCTTTTGACCGTACCTATGAGGGTTTGAAACTTGTAGTCCACGGACTGGATGATGCACCGCTGCCACACCTTTTGACCGTACCTATGAGGGTTTGAAACCCGGGTATAAGACCCACTCCGATTATGGGCCCGGTCGTTTTGACCGTACCTATGAGGGTTTGATAAGAAATCCCCCTGATCCATTCCCTCAGCATCCTCCCGGCCACCAGTGAAAGAGGGTATGGCTCCGAATCAGGCCCGGCTGGGTCTGCAGGTAGGCGCACCGGGCCTCCACCCTCGCCCAAAGCTCCTCCTCCGTCTCCACCCGCCCGTTGGCCACCACCGCGTCCACCAGGGGCCACACCCGCGTCCAAGACCAAAAGCAAAAGCTTCCCCTCCCCAGCCCCACGCAACCGGGCAAAGCGCCCCAGGACCTCCGAGAAGGCCACAGCGTTCACCGTGGGCAAAAGCCAAAACTCGCTCTCCCCTGTACCCGGACGCACGAAGCCGTACACGTAAAGCCACCGGTACCGCGGCCGCACCCAGGCCAGGGGCGTCTTCCCCCGGGGCGCCCACACCCGCCGGTACACGGGCTTCAGGCCCAACCTGTGTTCGTCAAAAGCCCAAAGCTCCAGGACAAGCCAGGGGAAGAGGCACTTCAGGAGGACAACGGTGAAGAAGAGTTTTTTTTGAAGGCCTCCCCCTCTTCCACGTCCCTCTCCCGGTGCCGGGGACGGGGGCGGAGGGGGGCGAAGCCCAGGCGCTTCATCCAGGTCCAGGCCCGCCTGGGGTCCACGGGACGGCCCAGCCTCTCCGAGAGCCACAGGGCGGCGTTCCTTATCGTCCATATCCCCTCCTGGGGATGGGGCTGGAGGAGGGCCTGGCGGAAGGCTTCCTGAAGCTCCGGGGAGAGCAAGGGGGGCTGGCCTGGGTTTTGGTGCCGGAGGTCGGCCATGGGCTGGCCTTCGTTGTAGCGGTGGAGGGTGTTGCGGACCCAGCGGGTGGAGTAGCCCAGGGTCTGGGCCACCTGGGGGATGGAGTGGCCTGTGGCGAGGAGCCAGATGGCGTGCCAGCGGGCGCGTTCCACGGGGTCCTCGCTTTCCCGGTAGAGGGCGTGCAGGTTGTCCGGGTGATGCCGCAGCTTGAGTTCCAGCCGGGGGCGGCGTTGGTGTTTGGTCAGCCGCATGACCCCATACTAAGAGAAAAACCCAGGGGGAGTTCTTATGAGGGACTTGGCCCGCTTCCTTTGGGAGATGGCAAACCGCTTGGAGGGGTGGGCGCGGCAAAACTCCTCCAAAGCGCAGTCCCTGAGGGAAAAAGTCAGGGGTTTGGCCTGAGGATAGACCAAGATTTTGACCAATAAGCAACGGGGAACAGCAAGAACCAACGGCAACCAAAACCCCCCTAAAGTACCCTTTTGAACGCTTTTCGCCACAACCGCCTTCCCCAAAAGCCCGGTTTTAGGGGAGCTCGTAAGCGGTAGGCCGCCGGTTCAAATCCGGCCACCGGCTCCAGCCGAGGCCCCGGGTGCACCCGGGGCCTTCTCCTTGCCCTCAAGCGCAAGCCTTGACGCATAACGCATAAGGGGTTAGCCTAAAGATGAGCCCGGGCCGTCTGGCCCGGACGTTGTTTTTAGAGGAGGGCCCCATGCGCTTTGAGAAGATCGCCCCCTACACCTACCGCATCCCCCGGCAGGGGAAGATGCGGGTGGACGCTGTTTTCTTCGCCTCAAAGGAGATCCTAAAGGACCTCGAGGCGGAAAACTACGCCTCCTTGCAGCAGCTCATGAACGTGGCCACCCTCCCGGGCATCGTGGAGCCCGCCCTGGCCATGCCCGACATCCACTGGGGCTACGGCTTCCCCATCGGGGGGGTGGCGGCCTTTGACCCGGAGGAGGGCGGGGTGGTGAGCCCGGGCGGCGTAGGGTTTGACATCAACTGCCTGCCCCCAGGAACCCGGATCCTCTTCCGCGACGGGTACACCCGCCCCATAGAGGAGCTGGCGGAGGAAAGAGCCCCCAACCTGGTGGTGTGGCGGCTTGGGGAGCGCCCGGAAGCGGCCCAGGCGGCGCTTCTCCTTTCCCGGGAGGCGGAAGAACTCCTTAGGCTCCGCACCGAGGGCGGGTTCGTCCTGGAGGCGACCCCGGACCACCCCCTCTACACCCCCGAGGGGATGCGGCCTGCGGGCGCCTTGCGGCCGGGGGACCGGGTGGCGGTCCACCCCTTCCGGGGCCTTCCCTACGAGCCCCCTCCACCCCTATCCCTCCTCGAGGAGGAGGAAGCGGAAGCCTGGGCCCGGACCCTCGGCTTTCCCCAGGCGCCCCGGGAACTCCGGGCGCGGGGCCTTCTTCCCCTCCGGGCGGACCATCCCCACCTCCCCGCCCTCCTCCGCCTCCTGGGCTACGCCTTCGGGGACGGCACCCTTTACCGCTCGGGGGGGCGGGCCTACCTGGTCCTCTACGGGGAGGAGGAGGGGTTGCGGGAGGCCAAAGCCGACCTGGAGCGTCTGGGTTTCCGGGCAGGGGGACCCTACTTGCGCCGCCGCAACCCCACCTTCCGGGGGCGGACCTTTGACGCGGCGGA
This region of Thermus thermophilus genomic DNA includes:
- the panC gene encoding pantoate--beta-alanine ligase gives rise to the protein MRTVSTVAELRRALPREGVGFVPTMGYLHRGHLALVERARRENPFVAVSVFVNPLQFGPGEDYHRYPRDLERDRALLEEAGVDLLFAPGVEEMYPEGFATRVQVEGPLTALWEGAVRPGHFQGVATVVARLFLLVQPQRAYFGEKDYQQLLVVRRMVRDLGFPVEVVGVPTVREEDGLALSSRNVYLSPETRRKAPVLYRALLAMREVAGRGGSVAEALRAGEEVLAGVPEFRKDYLAIVHPETLLPLSDWVAGARGIVAGRFPEARLIDNLEVYP
- the rsfS gene encoding ribosome silencing factor, with the protein product MVKTKEAVALIQRIKELLAEKKAENVVALDLRRVSETLDYFVVASATSTPHLQALERHLLEKLEEEDLRPRPTAGQSPRWVVLDYGEVVVHLMTPEAREYYDLEGFWADAERL
- a CDS encoding LCP family protein, producing the protein MRPRLSFFLLALALFALGGVLSWPRPAALSTSAPKRTGPVPEMGVVVAARDIDYCAPRTPCGPGSRTDTIFYVRVRGGEAVGVAVPRDLYSPLVGGKINAAYGRGGPELLKRAVEEATGLVAERHLVFTLEGVARVVDAVGGVEVYLDRPMRYVDRAANLYIDFPAGRLHLSGEEAVKYMRFRHDALGDYARLDRIKAVATQVARKAQDPRVWPALAAALREVWRELDTDLSLEEVLDYLPYARDFQVALATLPTREGAGTYLYVDEARRGELLSALFGGPPLTPPPGLPVRLRGDAGLIAWGRAFLEREGVEVWTEEAEVARSAVYATDPAVGRYYAGLFHLPVIAPHQPLAEVVVELGPDLLH
- the yqeK gene encoding bis(5'-nucleosyl)-tetraphosphatase (symmetrical) YqeK, with product MKSTVSIADLEAKVQSLVRPERMEHIRRVAELAREIARNNGLDPERAYLAGLLHDAARDLPEEELRRLAPPENEVEEAHPLALHGRAARALAASWGVRDEEVLEAIEGHVYGVDPENGIGMALYVADVSEPGRGVNGEIRELALAGRLKEAYRLAVRNKVHYLKAKKIPIHPRTLEVYHSL
- the nadD gene encoding nicotinate-nucleotide adenylyltransferase, with amino-acid sequence MRIGLFGGSFDPIHLGHLLAASQAQEVLRLDRVLFVVAARPPHKVPVASAEARYEMTLLAVAEDPRFTVSRLELDRPGPSYTVDTLREARRLFPEDELFFITGADAYRDVLTWKEGERLPEYATLVAVARPGYPLEEAPLPVVPLFVPEVGISSTEIRRRLREGRSVRYWVPRAVEVYIEKHGLYR
- the obgE gene encoding GTPase ObgE gives rise to the protein MFQDVLVITVAAGRGGDGAVSFRREKFVPKGGPDGGDGGRGGSVYLRARGSVDSLSRLSKRIYKAEDGEHGRGSQQHGRGGADLVIEVPRGTRVFDADTGELLADLTEEGQTVLVARGGAGGRGNMHFVTPTRQAPRFAEAGEEGEKRRLRLELMLIADVGLVGYPNAGKSSLLAAMTRAHPKIAPYPFTTLSPNLGVVEVSEEERFTLADIPGIIEGASEGKGLGLEFLRHIARTRVLLYVLDAADEPLKTLETLRKEVGAYDPALLRRPSLVALNKVDLLEEEAVKALADALAREGLAVLPVSALTGTGLPALKEALHALVRSTPPPEMPKPVPRKEVQAGVEVVPVAEGVYEVRAPEVERYLARIKGDLMEAAGYLQEVFRRQGVEAALRAKGVRAGDLVRIGGLEFEYIPEV
- the rpmA gene encoding 50S ribosomal protein L27; protein product: MAHKKGLGSTKNGRDSQAKRLGVKRYEGQVVRAGNILVRQRGTRFKPGKNVGMGRDFTLFALVDGVVEFQDRGRLGRYVHVRPLA
- the rplU gene encoding 50S ribosomal protein L21, which codes for MFAIVKTGGKQYRVEPGLKLRVEKLDAEPGATVELPVLLLGGEKTVVGTPVVEGASVVAEVLGHGRGKKILVSKFKAKVQYRRKKGHRQPYTELLIKEIRG
- the secG gene encoding preprotein translocase subunit SecG, whose translation is MDLLYTLVILIYLGVAGLLVYLVLVQEPKQGAGDLMGGSADLFSARGVTGGLYRLTVILGVVFAALALVIGLWPR
- a CDS encoding type II toxin-antitoxin system HicA family toxin, with product MKFVREDPHGLHVAIVPAHREIAVGTLRSILRQAGLTPEEFEAL
- a CDS encoding type II toxin-antitoxin system HicB family antitoxin encodes the protein MTRRFTAHLWREGDLWVAQCLEVDVASQGETEEEALKNLKEALELYFEPPTPERAPVVRTVEVELGPAA
- the cas1 gene encoding CRISPR-associated endonuclease Cas1; its protein translation is MAEVFRPVLADRLVFRLVRRGQVKPGHFLREGEGVFLSEAGRRLVVEEWEKTLQTTYQHRALRRAVSYRTTLRLELYKLEKHLIGEQPYTPYRLR
- a CDS encoding winged helix-turn-helix domain-containing protein, with the translated sequence MRLTKHQRRPRLELKLRHHPDNLHALYRESEDPVERARWHAIWLLATGHSIPQVAQTLGYSTRWVRNTLHRYNEGQPMADLRHQNPGQPPLLSPELQEAFRQALLQPHPQEGIWTIRNAALWLSERLGRPVDPRRAWTWMKRLGFAPLRPRPRHRERDVEEGEAFKKNSSSPLSS